The Candidatus Manganitrophus noduliformans region CTCCCGGAGGTCCTTGATCTCTTGACCCTCTACCGTTGGCCCGGGAATGTGCGGGAATTGGAAAACGTCATCGAACGGGCCGCCGTTCTTGCAGAGGGGGAGATCATCAAGGCGGGCGACCTTCCTCCGGAGCTCCAACTGGTTTCAACCCCGGCGGGATCAAACGGGGAATCGAACGAGCTGGGGCTGACCGAACGACTGGAGATGCTGGAGCGTGAAATTATCAAGAAGACCCTGGATGAGACGACGGGAAATCAGACACAAGCGGCCAGGATGCTCCGTGTGCACCGCAGTTCGCTCCAGTACAAAATGCGCAAGTATGGGCTATTGGATCAGTGAGGGGATTAAAGGGTCTCTGCGTTACGGCGTCATCTTAAGTGTCTTGTTATTGGCCGTTGGTATTTGCCGGGGGATCTCCTTGGCGGGTGAGCGGACCGATTCCCTTGTTGAGGAAATCCGCGCCTTTGACACAACCTTTCAGCAGGTGTTGAATTTGCTCGATCGATCGGCGCGTCAATCCGAGGAGGTTTCGCGGGAAGTCCAGGTCCTCAAGTCACAAAAAGCGGCCGGAGTTCTCCATCAGATCCGGCTGGAAGGACTCCTCTCCCGCTTAAGGGAAATTCTCCTTGATCGGCGGGAGTTGAAAAAACTGGAGCAGAATCTCCACGCTGAACGAGAGAAAAAGGTGCGGCTCTTATATGATCTGATGGGGGAAGAGATCGATTCTCTCCTTCGCGAGGCGGAGGCGTCGATGCGCCGGGGGGAAGTGCAGCGGGCGGACCAGATCCATCGCGCGGTGTTGGCAAAAATGCAGGCGCGGGAAGATCTGCGGCGGCCCCGTTCGCTCCATATCGCTGTACTTCCGAAGATCGAGATACCCGATCTGGAGGGGGCCTCCCCGGCCCAGACGAGGGAGATGGCGATTCTCCTTCGAAATGATGCCGAGACACTCGAAAAAAAGCGGAATGAAATGGAGGAGGAGAGCCGGCTTCTTCGGGAAGATCTCAAGATTAAACAGACCCTGGCCCGGCTTCAGGGATTTCCCAGAGGGATTGAAAAAGAGCCGATCGACCGGCAGATTCGGACGTTGGAAGAGAGGCTGGCGGCGCTCGATCAGGCAGTTGAACGGTATGCGGAGCGGGTCCAGGCTCTGTTTGCAATGTCGGACGAGATGCTGGCAAGAGCGAAACGGGAAGAGGATCATTTAAAGTAAGGGTGGCGGAGATGCGGCAACGGATGCTTCGATTCATGTTTTCCTTCGGCTTTTTTTTCAGAGGACGCATGATCCTTCCACTGCTCTTTTCCTGGCTCGTCCTGAGCGGATGCGCTTCTAGTCTACACCTTCGGGGGCTCGAAGCGACAGACCGGGGAGACCACGATCTAGCCGTTCGGCTTTATCTGGAATATTTGAAGAACCATCCTGATGACCTCCGGGCCAGAAACGATCTCGGCGTTTCCTATCTTCGGAGCGGACAATACGACCTCGCCTTTTTGGAGTTTCAGAAGGTCCTCGCCGCCGATCCGCGGTATGTCCGGGCTTATTACAACATCGCCTTGGTCTACAACTTCAAAGGGCTTCCCGAGGAGGAGTTCAACGCCTACTTGAAAGCATTGAAGATCGACCCGGTCCATCTTCCGACCCGGTTGAACCTCGCTCATCTCTATATCGAACGGGGAGAAACCGCGAGGGCAAAAGAGATTTACGAAACGGTCCTGGACGAGTATCCGAACCAGCCCCGCGCCCTCTACAACCTCGCCCTGCTCTACGACCAGGAAGGAAAAGAGGGGGATGCTCTCGCCCTACTTGAGCGGTTTTTACAGCAGCAGCCCGATCCGGAATGGAGAGAAGAGGCCGAGCGGCATCTCGACAGGCTAAAGAGGTTTTTCCCGCCCCCTTTTTAACCCATCGGAATGGAGGGGGTGCCAGTTCTTCGGCGGTCCGGCCGGAAAACGGTCAATCAAGGATACCGTACCGGACTCGATTTGAAGAAAAGGGTGGGCCTTTCAACCTGTTTCATCGGTCTTTTGAGCCGACCCTCTCCGCCGATCCGGGAAGGACCCACTGACAGGCCTGGGCATGGAAATTGCTTTTGGCACTGCCTGACCGCTTCAATCCTTTGAGGGATTCGCTGGATTGGCGTTCTTGTAAATACGGGTACGAGCTGGAAGAGTGACTGTTCCGGTCCTGTGAAGCAAAGCCGCCGGTTGATGCCTCGGCACTTTGGAAAAGGATATGAGAAGCAATAAGATAGAGATCGCTTCACTGATTGATCAGAGCAAGATCGCCGCGCAGGAAAACCTGAACGAGCTTCTGGAGAGAAAAAAATCCTTAGAAAAGGTTGCGCCGCAGTTTAAAGTGGTTGTCTCCGACGTGCGCGACTTTCTCGAAGAGATGAAGCAGAAACTCGATTTGGAAGAGTCGCATATTGAATACGACGGCGCCGCTGAACGGAAGCGGATCGAGAAGGAAACCCTCGGCCACGCGGAGAAAGTGATGATGCCGCTCCTTCATCCCGCGCTTCTATCGATGAATGATATCGTCCGGGATTTTACGCAGGCGGAGCATCACGTCCATCGAAATTATTTTCAGCGCCACCTTCATTCCCTTCTGCTCTTGTCTCCTTTTGTCTGCCGGGCCTATTCCAAGCCGCTTGGTTTTCCGGGAGATTATGAGATGATGAACATGCTTTACGGGGACCACGATGTTGGAGAGAGCCTCTTTGCCCGTTTGATCAACCGGTATTCCTGCCGCGTCACGGCCGCGCAAGCGGTGGTCGACCGGGTGCCCTACATGCTCGATAAGATGAATCGCGCCATTGCGCGAAATCTTCACCGGGAGGAGGGGGTTTTCATCACCAGCATCGGTTCGGGACCGGCTCAGGAAGTGCAGGACCTGATCCGGACCAATCCCCACAGTGATCGATGTCGCGTAAGTCTGGTCGACATGGCCCAGGAAGCGCTCTGGCAATGCCATTCGAGAATCTTAGATTTAAAATCAACCTTCGACAGCCGGATCGATGTGCACTATCTGAACAGGACGGTTCATCAGTTGATTAGAGATCCGGAAGCCCTGGCGCCGTATACCGGCCAGGACTTGATTTACACCGTCGGCCTGTTCGATTATCTTCCCGTTCATATCGCAAAGAGGCTGACTCAGAAGTTATGTCAACTGTTGTCCGACCAAGGTGAGTTGGTTATCGGGAATTTCGACGTGTCCAACGACTCCCGTTATTATATGGAGTACGCGGCGGAGTGGTATCTCATCCACCGCACCCCTGAAGAGATGCGTGTGTTGGCGGAAGAAATCCCTTCGGTTTCAGAAGTTGTCGTCGAGTCGAACGACAACGGCGCACAACTTTACCTGATCATCCGAAAAGACAGAAAACTCAGATCCCTTCCTGGAAAAGGATTGATTGCCCTGCCGGCGTTCAATAAAGCAAACTGAAGCAAACTGCTGACCAAAATTTCCTGATCGCTTTTCGTAAATACCTACACGAAGTCAATGTCTTTCGCGTTCAGATTGCCTGCGTTTTAGGTTCCATCCTTGTTCCCCTCTTCAGCGTGCTCGATTACTTCCTCGTTCCGGATTATTTCCGGATGTTCTTTGAAATTCGGCTGTTTTGCGCGGCGGCGACCCTTCTTCTTTTTGTCCTGACCTTTACCTCGATTGGGAAAAAAAACATCATTTTCCTCGGTGTGGCCGCTCCGATTTTGATCGGCGGCGCGATCTCGCTGATGATCCGCTATCTGGGAGGATATGAGTCGTCCTATTATGCGGGCCTCAATCTGGTGATGCTCGCGATTACCCTTTTGTACGCATGGGATGTTCGGATCACGGCCGGAATCTGCTTCGTTATCTACGGATCGTATCTCTTGCCGATTCTTCTTAAGGACGATATCCGCCGTCCTGAGATCCTGATCAATAACAACGCCTTTCTCTTAGGGACGGCCTTTATCGCCATGACCAGCGCCTACTTCGTTTTCAGGTTGCGGTACCAGGAGTTTGAGTCGCTTTACCGATTGGAGGAATCTCGAAAGGCGCTAGAAATTTCCAAGAAGAAGCTGGAAGAGGCGGGGGTATTGAAAGGGCAATTCTTTGCCGATATCAGTCATGAGTTGAGGACGCCGCTTTCCGTGATTCGAGGCGAGGCGGAGGTCACGCTGCGTGGAAAAGAGAAGCCAGCCGATGAATACAAAAAGGTGCTCCAGTACATCGTTCTACTGACCGAGCAATTGAATCAATTGGTGGGCGACCTCCTCTTTTTGGCCCGCTCCGAATCGGGAGACATCCGAATCGAGAGACGGCCGGTCTCGCTTTCGGAAATTTTTGTCCATGTTTGCCGCGCAGGCGAAACGCTTGCTCAGAAAAAAGAGATCAAGGTTTCCTTCATCGGCCAAGATCAGGAAGTTTTAGTGGGAGGAGACGTCCAGCGACTGAAGCAGCTCTTTCTGATTTTGGTTGATAACGCCATCAAGTATACCTGTTCCGGAGGAGAGGTCCGGATTTCTCTGCGGAAGGATGGACGATTCGGCCGGGTGGAGATATCCGACAATGGGATCGGCATCCCTGCAGAGGCTCTCCCCTACATTTTCGAGCGCTTTTACAGGACGGAGAGAGCAAGGTCAATGGCCCACGGCGGGGCCGGACTGGGGTTATCGATCGCGAAGTGGATCGTCGAAGCGCACCAAAGCGCCATATCGATCTCCAGTGTCGTCGGTGTCGGGACAACGGTTGCCGTTGATCTGCCTCTGTTGGAGAAGGCGAAGGTCTAGAATGCGGGTTCTCCTTGTAGAAGATGACGAGCGGGTTGTCGGTTTTATCAAAAGAGGGCTGGAGGCCGAGCACTTCCAGGTGGAAGTGGCGCCCGACGGGCTGAAGGCGATTGAAATGGCCACGTCTATTCCTTATCAAATGATCATTCTCGACCTTGCGCTTCCTTTAAAGAACGGCGATGAGGTTTGTCGGGTTCTCCGGGAGGAGAAGGTTCAGACGCCGATCCTGATGCTGACGGCGAGAGACACGGTTCAAGAGAAAGTAGAGGGCCTGGCGATCGGCGCCGATGATTACTTGACCAAACCTTTTGCATTCGAAGAACTCTTGGCCCGGATCAAAGCCCTTCTCCGCCGCGCCGGGCCCTATCGGGAGGCAGTTTCCGAGCTGAGGGTTGCTGATCTTGTCTTAAACCAGGGGACCCACGAGGTCCGCCGAGGGGACAAAGTTATCAACCTGACGGCGAAGGAATTCGCCCTTCTGGAATATTTAATGCGCCACCCCAACCGAGTGTTGAGCCGGACCGCGATTCTCGAACAGGTCTGGGGATACCAGTATGATACCTTCACTAATTCGGTCGAAGTCTATGTCCTTTATCTGCGTAAAAAGATCGATCACGGGCATTCGAAGAAACTCATTCAAACCATTCGGGGCGTCGGTTACAAAATTTCCGACTGATTTTCCGAATTCATCGCCCCTCGCATCTTTAATTAACCCGGGTCTTATCAGCTCCTCATCTTTTTCTTATTTGGTTTTTATCTTCCTTTGATAATCTGATAGCGTTTTTTGAAATATTTTTGGAGGAATCGTTGCGGATTTTGATCATTGAAGATGACGAGCGAATTTCAGGGTTCATGAAAAGGGGCTTGGAGGCGGAAGCGCATGACGTGCGGGTCGCCCTGGACGGAGAGAGAGGAATAGACCTGATTCAAACGGCCTCTTTCGACCTGATCATTCTGGATGTCTATCTTCCCCAAAAAAACGGATTGGAAATTTGCAGATACCTAAGAAATCAAAGGATCATGCCCCCCATATTGATGATGACTGCAAAAGATTTTTCGGATCTGAAGGAGGAGGGGATGCGCGCCGGCGCGAACGATTACCTGACGAAGCCTTTTCCTTTTGAAGTTCTCTTGAAGAAGATTGACAAGCTTGTCTGCCATTGATGGATTTCGGGCAGGGAAACCCGTTTTCAGGCATGGGCCGGGCTCAGATATTGGCTTCGTTGATTTTTAAGCCTCTTTTTCGTGAGATTTGTTCACAGAGAGCGACCCGTTTTTGGTATGGGGCTTGCTTTATCTAAAATTGTTTTAACCGGAGGCAGCAATGAAGAAGTTGATGGTTTACTCCCATGATACATTCGGCCTTGGAAATATTCGGAGGATGCTTTCGATTTGCCAGCATCTGATTTCATCGACGCCCGATCTCTGTATCCTGCTCATCTCGGGATCTCCGATGATTCAGAGCTTTCGGCTTCCTCCTCGACTCGACTATGTGAAGCTGCCGTGTCTGAGCCGAACCGAGCGCGAGGGCTACTCTGTGAAAAGCCTCGGAACGGGGCTGGAGGAGATGATGGCGCTTCGGTCGGATCTGATCCTGACGGCGGCGGCGAATTTCAAGCCGGATCTTTTTCTGGTCGACAAGAAACCGTACGGAGTCAAGGGTGAATTGGAGGAAGTTTTCAAGTATCTGGAACTTCATTCTCCGGAGACGAAGAATGTGCTCCTGCTTCGGGATATCCTTGACCGGCCGGAGGCCACCATCCCGATCTGGGAGAAGAACGGCTACTACGACGCGATCCGCTCCTTTTACGACCTTGTCCTGCTGGTCGGCCTGCCGGAGATCTTCGATCCGAGAAAAGAGTACCGGTTTCCGGCTGAGATTGCGGAGAAGGTTCGGTTCTGCGGGTATATCCGGAGAGAAGCCGGGTCGAAGCGCCGGGACGAGATCAGGGAGGAGCTCGGTTTGAACGGAGAGCAGCTCGTTCTGGTAACGCCGGGAGGGGGAGAAGATGGCTATCGTCTCTTGGAGACGTATATTATGGGACTGGAGCAGATCTCCGGTGGGGATCGCCACAGAAGCCTGATCGTCTGCGGTCCGGAGATGCCGAAAGTCCAAAGGGAAAGGCTCCAGCAAAAGATGGCCCAATATCCTCATGTCGGGATGGCTGAA contains the following coding sequences:
- a CDS encoding glycosyltransferase family protein yields the protein MKKLMVYSHDTFGLGNIRRMLSICQHLISSTPDLCILLISGSPMIQSFRLPPRLDYVKLPCLSRTEREGYSVKSLGTGLEEMMALRSDLILTAAANFKPDLFLVDKKPYGVKGELEEVFKYLELHSPETKNVLLLRDILDRPEATIPIWEKNGYYDAIRSFYDLVLLVGLPEIFDPRKEYRFPAEIAEKVRFCGYIRREAGSKRRDEIREELGLNGEQLVLVTPGGGEDGYRLLETYIMGLEQISGGDRHRSLIVCGPEMPKVQRERLQQKMAQYPHVGMAEFTNDLMSYMDAADVVVSMGGYNTVCEILSLRKRAVVVPRAKPVEEQWIRAERFSRLGLFKTVHPDDLTPQTLMRALLDELGREARHAPPPPQIDLNALPRITEWISILLAESEKASNQVSGDGEDWAVDFFKELPDRLEALPAEGRL
- a CDS encoding tetratricopeptide repeat protein, yielding MILPLLFSWLVLSGCASSLHLRGLEATDRGDHDLAVRLYLEYLKNHPDDLRARNDLGVSYLRSGQYDLAFLEFQKVLAADPRYVRAYYNIALVYNFKGLPEEEFNAYLKALKIDPVHLPTRLNLAHLYIERGETARAKEIYETVLDEYPNQPRALYNLALLYDQEGKEGDALALLERFLQQQPDPEWREEAERHLDRLKRFFPPPF
- a CDS encoding sensor histidine kinase; amino-acid sequence: MFFEIRLFCAAATLLLFVLTFTSIGKKNIIFLGVAAPILIGGAISLMIRYLGGYESSYYAGLNLVMLAITLLYAWDVRITAGICFVIYGSYLLPILLKDDIRRPEILINNNAFLLGTAFIAMTSAYFVFRLRYQEFESLYRLEESRKALEISKKKLEEAGVLKGQFFADISHELRTPLSVIRGEAEVTLRGKEKPADEYKKVLQYIVLLTEQLNQLVGDLLFLARSESGDIRIERRPVSLSEIFVHVCRAGETLAQKKEIKVSFIGQDQEVLVGGDVQRLKQLFLILVDNAIKYTCSGGEVRISLRKDGRFGRVEISDNGIGIPAEALPYIFERFYRTERARSMAHGGAGLGLSIAKWIVEAHQSAISISSVVGVGTTVAVDLPLLEKAKV
- a CDS encoding response regulator transcription factor, translated to MRILIIEDDERISGFMKRGLEAEAHDVRVALDGERGIDLIQTASFDLIILDVYLPQKNGLEICRYLRNQRIMPPILMMTAKDFSDLKEEGMRAGANDYLTKPFPFEVLLKKIDKLVCH
- a CDS encoding response regulator transcription factor, whose translation is MRVLLVEDDERVVGFIKRGLEAEHFQVEVAPDGLKAIEMATSIPYQMIILDLALPLKNGDEVCRVLREEKVQTPILMLTARDTVQEKVEGLAIGADDYLTKPFAFEELLARIKALLRRAGPYREAVSELRVADLVLNQGTHEVRRGDKVINLTAKEFALLEYLMRHPNRVLSRTAILEQVWGYQYDTFTNSVEVYVLYLRKKIDHGHSKKLIQTIRGVGYKISD